A single genomic interval of Antarcticibacterium arcticum harbors:
- a CDS encoding fumarylacetoacetate hydrolase family protein: MKIICIGRNYSEHISELKNEKPTEPVIFLKPDTAILLKKQPFFIPEFSNDVHFEVEVLVRINKVGKYIQEKYAHKYYEEIGLGIDFTARDLQQKLKDKGLPWEKAKAFDGAAVIGEKWINKNSIENLNNINFSLLKNEQPVQNGNTRDMLWKMDEIISYVSQFFTLKIGDIIFTGTPQGVGKVDINDRLTGFIEKEQIFSINVK, translated from the coding sequence ATGAAAATAATATGTATTGGCAGAAACTACAGTGAGCATATCTCAGAATTAAAAAATGAAAAGCCCACCGAGCCCGTAATATTTTTAAAACCGGACACTGCTATCCTCCTTAAAAAACAGCCTTTTTTTATTCCTGAATTTTCCAACGATGTACATTTTGAAGTGGAAGTGCTCGTAAGAATTAATAAAGTAGGAAAATATATTCAGGAGAAATATGCTCATAAATACTATGAGGAGATAGGCCTGGGGATTGATTTCACCGCCCGTGACCTTCAGCAAAAATTAAAAGATAAAGGCCTGCCGTGGGAAAAGGCAAAAGCCTTTGATGGAGCAGCGGTTATTGGAGAAAAATGGATAAATAAAAATTCCATTGAAAACCTAAATAATATTAACTTTAGCTTATTGAAGAATGAACAGCCTGTCCAGAATGGAAATACCAGGGATATGCTGTGGAAAATGGATGAGATCATATCCTATGTTTCCCAATTCTTTACCCTTAAAATTGGGGATATAATTTTTACAGGAACTCCGCAGGGGGTTGGTAAAGTCGATATAAACGACCGCCTTACCGGATTTATAGAAAAGGAACAGATTTTTTCAATAAACGTAAAGTAA
- the recR gene encoding recombination mediator RecR, producing MNFSSKLLEQAVAEMSLLPGVGKRTALRLVLHLLKQPLAQTEQFTKALLDLRSNIKLCKNCHNISDTEVCDICANPNRVREIVCVVEDIRDVMAIENTSQYRGLYHVLGGKISPMDGIGPSQLNIRSLIEKVKEGEIQEIIFALSSTLEGDTTNFYIFKQLEGVEVKTSTIARGISVGDELEYADEVTLGRSITNRVPFESSLRS from the coding sequence ATGAACTTTTCATCAAAATTACTGGAACAGGCAGTAGCCGAAATGTCCCTACTGCCAGGAGTAGGAAAACGTACCGCTTTAAGGCTGGTGTTGCATTTGCTCAAACAACCCTTAGCTCAAACCGAACAGTTTACCAAAGCTTTATTAGATCTTCGTAGTAATATAAAACTGTGTAAAAATTGCCATAACATAAGTGATACAGAGGTTTGTGACATTTGTGCAAACCCCAACCGCGTTAGGGAAATAGTTTGTGTAGTTGAAGACATAAGGGATGTGATGGCCATAGAAAACACCTCGCAATACCGCGGGCTGTACCATGTACTTGGTGGAAAGATAAGTCCTATGGACGGGATTGGGCCTTCCCAATTAAATATACGGTCCCTTATCGAGAAAGTAAAGGAAGGGGAGATACAAGAGATCATTTTTGCCCTTAGCAGTACCCTTGAAGGCGATACAACCAATTTTTATATATTTAAACAACTGGAAGGAGTTGAAGTTAAAACTTCTACCATCGCCAGGGGAATTTCGGTAGGGGATGAACTGGAATATGCAGATGAGGTAACCCTGGGAAGGAGTATAACCAACCGGGTTCCTTTTGAAAGTTCCCTGAGAAGTTAA
- the rpmG gene encoding 50S ribosomal protein L33 has translation MAKKGNRIQVILECTEHKESGKPGTSRYITTKNKKNTPDRIEIKKFNPILKKMTVHKEIK, from the coding sequence ATGGCAAAGAAAGGTAACAGAATACAGGTAATCTTAGAATGTACAGAGCATAAAGAATCAGGGAAACCGGGTACTTCAAGATATATTACAACTAAAAATAAAAAGAACACGCCAGACAGGATAGAGATAAAGAAATTTAACCCTATTCTTAAGAAAATGACGGTTCATAAAGAGATAAAATAA
- a CDS encoding 3'-5' exonuclease, translating to MELKLTRPICFFDLETTGTNLAKDRIVEISILKVFPNGNKESKTWLVNPGVKIPDEVIAIHGISNEKVENEPTFDQLAPKVHEMIKGCDLGGYNSDRFDIPLLVEELLRAGIDFEMKSTLSVDVQTIFHKMEQRTLSAAYQFYCGKNLEGAHSAEADTMATYEILKSQVQRYEELENDISSLSTFSTRKKFADFAGFISYDKTGAEVFAFGKYKGKNVEKVLEEEPGYFGWIQNADFPLYTKKVLTAIKLRKLNTKLK from the coding sequence ATGGAGTTAAAACTCACCAGGCCCATTTGTTTTTTTGATCTTGAAACCACCGGTACAAACCTTGCAAAAGATAGGATCGTGGAAATATCTATTTTAAAGGTATTTCCAAACGGGAATAAAGAAAGTAAGACCTGGCTTGTGAATCCCGGGGTTAAAATCCCGGATGAGGTTATTGCCATTCACGGCATAAGTAATGAAAAAGTTGAAAATGAACCTACTTTTGACCAGCTCGCCCCTAAAGTTCATGAAATGATTAAGGGCTGTGATCTTGGCGGTTATAATTCAGACAGGTTTGATATACCTTTGCTGGTTGAGGAGCTGCTACGGGCAGGGATAGATTTTGAAATGAAATCTACCCTTTCTGTAGATGTGCAAACCATATTCCATAAAATGGAGCAGCGCACGCTTTCCGCGGCATACCAGTTTTACTGTGGGAAAAATCTCGAAGGTGCCCATTCTGCTGAAGCTGATACCATGGCGACCTATGAGATACTTAAATCCCAGGTGCAGCGGTATGAGGAACTTGAAAATGATATAAGCAGTCTTTCTACCTTTAGTACCCGAAAGAAATTTGCCGATTTTGCGGGTTTTATCTCCTATGATAAAACCGGGGCTGAGGTATTTGCCTTTGGAAAATATAAAGGTAAGAATGTAGAGAAGGTCCTGGAAGAGGAACCCGGTTATTTTGGTTGGATACAGAATGCCGATTTCCCACTGTACACTAAAAAAGTGCTAACAGCTATCAAGCTTAGAAAACTTAATACAAAACTTAAATAG
- a CDS encoding sodium:solute symporter — translation MQPYQILLLIAGYFGVLILISHLTSRGGTNDEFFKANRQSPWYLVAFGMIGASLSGVTFISIPGTVAEQGFSYFQVVLGYTVGYAVIGLVLLPLYYRLNLTSIYTYLETRFGKYSYKTGASFFLLSRVVGSSFRLFLVANVLQLIVFDAMGVPFYVTVSLTILLIWLYTFRSGINTIVWTDTLQTLFMLTALGITIVFISEDLGISISGLMGYLADSEMSKMFFFDDWKSRDYFFKQFISGAFIAIVMTGLDQDMMQKNLTCKNLKDAQKNMFWFTIILTIANFMFLALGLLLTDYAELIGIDAIKDDLFPAIATSGELGIGVAILFILGLIAAAYSSADSALTALTTSFSIDILDIEKKYDEQKQVRLRKMIHIGVSLLIIVVMLIFRYAIQDKSVINKLFEFAGYTYGPLLALYSFGLFTKWQVRDKLVPWIAVASPILSYLISINSLAWFGFEFGFFILILNGFLTFLGLILIRRKHH, via the coding sequence ATGCAGCCTTATCAAATACTTCTGCTTATTGCCGGCTATTTCGGTGTATTGATACTTATCTCACATTTAACAAGCCGTGGTGGAACAAATGATGAATTTTTTAAGGCCAACCGCCAATCTCCCTGGTATCTTGTTGCTTTTGGAATGATAGGAGCATCCCTTAGCGGGGTAACTTTTATATCCATTCCCGGTACGGTTGCAGAACAGGGCTTTAGTTATTTCCAGGTAGTGCTGGGATATACGGTGGGTTATGCTGTTATAGGCCTTGTGCTGCTACCCCTTTATTACCGTCTTAATCTAACCTCCATTTATACCTACCTTGAAACCCGTTTTGGAAAATATTCCTATAAAACGGGGGCTTCTTTTTTCCTGTTATCCCGTGTGGTAGGTTCAAGTTTCAGATTATTCCTTGTGGCCAATGTGTTACAGCTCATCGTTTTTGATGCCATGGGTGTGCCTTTTTATGTAACCGTGTCCCTTACTATATTGCTCATATGGCTATATACCTTCCGCAGCGGTATCAATACAATTGTGTGGACAGATACGCTTCAAACCCTGTTCATGCTTACAGCTTTGGGAATTACCATTGTTTTTATTTCCGAGGATCTGGGGATATCCATAAGCGGACTCATGGGCTACCTGGCCGATAGTGAAATGTCCAAAATGTTCTTTTTTGACGACTGGAAAAGCCGGGATTACTTCTTTAAACAATTCATCTCGGGTGCTTTTATAGCCATTGTAATGACCGGGCTGGATCAGGATATGATGCAAAAGAACCTAACCTGTAAGAATTTAAAGGATGCCCAAAAAAATATGTTCTGGTTCACGATTATCCTTACCATTGCAAATTTTATGTTCCTTGCCCTTGGTTTATTACTAACAGATTATGCTGAACTTATTGGAATAGATGCGATCAAGGATGATCTTTTCCCTGCTATCGCTACCAGTGGCGAACTGGGAATTGGTGTGGCAATCCTGTTTATTTTAGGGTTAATTGCTGCCGCATATTCCAGTGCAGATAGCGCCCTGACGGCACTAACAACTTCCTTTAGTATAGATATCCTAGATATTGAGAAGAAATATGACGAACAAAAACAGGTAAGATTAAGAAAAATGATCCACATTGGGGTATCCCTGTTGATCATTGTGGTTATGCTTATATTCCGGTATGCCATCCAGGACAAAAGTGTGATCAACAAGCTATTTGAGTTCGCAGGATACACTTACGGTCCGCTCCTTGCCCTTTATTCTTTCGGGTTATTTACCAAGTGGCAGGTAAGGGATAAGCTTGTGCCATGGATTGCGGTTGCCTCCCCTATCCTTTCCTATTTAATTAGTATTAACAGCCTTGCCTGGTTTGGGTTTGAATTTGGATTTTTCATCCTAATCCTGAATGGGTTCCTTACCTTTCTCGGGTTAATATTGATTCGTCGCAAGCATCACTAA
- a CDS encoding Hpt domain-containing protein yields MSKYYDLTDVKEMAGGDEDFLKVIVQTFLEEIPPDVKSMIEAMENGNPSLAYQYAHKMKPNLQLFGLDLMEHVLLIEAWSKGNAKEADAQTAGERIATKVNLAQHQLKKDFDLE; encoded by the coding sequence ATGAGCAAATACTACGATCTAACAGATGTTAAAGAGATGGCAGGTGGCGATGAGGATTTTTTAAAGGTAATAGTGCAGACATTCCTCGAAGAGATCCCGCCAGATGTTAAGTCTATGATTGAGGCTATGGAAAATGGGAATCCATCTCTGGCGTATCAATATGCTCATAAAATGAAACCTAATTTGCAGTTATTTGGTCTGGATCTTATGGAACATGTGCTCCTCATTGAAGCATGGTCTAAAGGCAATGCAAAAGAAGCCGATGCCCAAACCGCCGGAGAACGTATCGCCACCAAAGTTAATCTTGCGCAGCACCAGCTAAAAAAAGATTTTGACCTGGAATGA
- a CDS encoding CoA-binding protein, translated as MKKKTLVLGASMNPGRYSNIAIKRLVSNNQPTVAVGLKKGEVAGVAITNEEEEFEDVDTVTLYLNAQRQEQYYDYILSLQPKRVIFNPGTENPELYALLRKNNIEIEIACTLVMLATNQY; from the coding sequence ATGAAAAAGAAAACGCTAGTGCTGGGAGCCTCAATGAATCCCGGAAGATATTCAAATATTGCTATTAAGAGACTGGTATCAAACAATCAACCCACCGTGGCTGTTGGCCTTAAAAAAGGAGAAGTAGCTGGAGTAGCAATCACCAATGAAGAGGAGGAATTTGAGGATGTAGATACAGTTACCTTATATTTAAATGCCCAGCGACAGGAGCAGTATTATGATTATATCCTGTCCCTGCAACCCAAAAGGGTGATCTTTAATCCGGGTACAGAAAATCCGGAACTTTACGCCCTGCTTAGAAAAAATAATATAGAAATTGAAATTGCCTGCACCTTAGTGATGCTTGCGACGAATCAATATTAA
- a CDS encoding amidase family protein yields MKKIFILVVISFLSCKKDSKEQELPVQETRDTTAVVEKEYKVLDSKFLTKDSIWAPFKEEMASFSEDRYTMLRPLILDKTIPDLQRSVKNGDFTYEELVKFYLFRIRKYDRNNSLSLNSVISINPTILEEARARDRAFKAGERKHAIFGIPVLLKDNINTTGMPTTAGAVAFQNNLTEDAFLVTRLKENGALILGKVNLSEWAYFFCGDCPSGYSAIGGQTLNPYGRKILDTGGSSSGSAVAVAANFAPAAVGSETSGSILSPSSQNSVVGLKPTVGVLSRGGIVPISGTLDTPGPITKSVIDNAILFSAMTGRDKEDAASVANKNLGSDFYTSISEKSLKGVRLGAIKGLMEDSLYVAAINDLKQAGAEVVEFEAEEVQLPNFIRLLNLDMKKDLPHYIEKYGGEVEVRSVEDVMAYNLMDTLNRSPYGQRLFEGIKNDSANEKEFAAIKDTLRRNGTQFFEVPMKKHNLDGVLSINNYHAGFAAVAKYPAITVPMGYGENNAPKGLTFFAKPYREADLYSWAFAYEKATNRRVSPENYKN; encoded by the coding sequence ATGAAGAAGATCTTTATTCTGGTAGTAATATCATTTTTGAGCTGTAAAAAGGACTCGAAAGAACAGGAACTTCCTGTACAGGAAACCCGGGACACCACAGCAGTTGTTGAAAAGGAATATAAAGTTCTGGATTCTAAATTTTTAACCAAGGATTCTATCTGGGCCCCTTTTAAAGAGGAAATGGCTTCTTTTTCAGAAGATCGTTATACTATGTTAAGGCCTCTAATCCTTGACAAAACAATTCCGGACCTCCAGCGATCTGTAAAAAATGGTGATTTTACTTATGAGGAACTGGTGAAATTTTACTTATTCCGAATTAGAAAATATGACAGGAACAATTCGCTGAGTCTTAATTCAGTAATATCCATTAATCCTACAATTCTTGAGGAAGCAAGGGCCAGGGACCGTGCCTTCAAGGCCGGGGAACGGAAACATGCGATTTTTGGAATTCCGGTTTTACTTAAAGACAATATTAATACTACAGGAATGCCCACCACCGCAGGGGCTGTGGCTTTTCAAAATAATTTGACAGAGGATGCCTTTTTGGTGACCCGCTTGAAGGAAAACGGAGCCTTGATCCTGGGAAAGGTAAATTTAAGTGAATGGGCTTATTTCTTTTGTGGCGACTGCCCAAGCGGATATTCCGCCATTGGAGGTCAAACCCTGAATCCATATGGTCGCAAGATCCTTGACACCGGTGGTTCAAGTAGCGGCAGCGCTGTAGCCGTAGCCGCTAATTTTGCTCCTGCCGCGGTAGGATCTGAAACTTCAGGATCTATCCTTTCTCCCTCCAGCCAGAATTCGGTAGTAGGTTTGAAACCTACAGTGGGTGTATTGAGCAGGGGCGGGATCGTACCTATCTCAGGAACACTGGATACTCCCGGTCCTATTACAAAATCTGTTATAGACAATGCGATCCTTTTTTCGGCTATGACCGGTCGTGATAAGGAGGATGCCGCTTCTGTTGCCAATAAGAACCTGGGCTCAGATTTCTATACTTCAATTTCTGAAAAGTCATTGAAAGGTGTAAGGCTGGGTGCAATAAAAGGTTTAATGGAAGATTCACTGTATGTTGCGGCAATAAATGATTTGAAACAAGCAGGGGCCGAGGTTGTTGAATTTGAAGCAGAAGAAGTTCAATTGCCAAATTTCATAAGGCTTTTGAACCTCGATATGAAAAAAGACCTGCCCCATTATATTGAAAAATATGGAGGTGAGGTGGAAGTGAGATCTGTTGAAGATGTAATGGCTTATAATTTAATGGACACTTTAAACCGATCTCCTTATGGGCAGCGCTTGTTCGAGGGTATAAAAAATGATTCGGCCAATGAAAAAGAGTTTGCCGCCATTAAAGATACCCTGAGAAGAAATGGAACTCAATTTTTTGAAGTACCCATGAAAAAGCATAATCTTGACGGAGTTTTATCAATCAATAATTACCATGCGGGATTTGCAGCGGTGGCAAAATATCCTGCTATTACCGTTCCTATGGGTTATGGTGAAAACAATGCTCCAAAAGGTCTAACATTCTTTGCCAAACCTTACCGGGAAGCAGATCTTTACAGCTGGGCTTTTGCCTATGAAAAGGCAACAAATCGCAGGGTTTCGCCTGAGAATTATAAGAATTAA
- a CDS encoding CinA family nicotinamide mononucleotide deamidase-related protein — MTAEIITIGNELLIGQVVDTNSADIAGELDRIGISVDQIASIKDDRTQILKTLKGAAARANVVIISGGLGPTKDDVTKYSLCEFFDDILVKDEAVLKHIEELFKKLNDRPVSDLNREQAMVPSKATVLHNKYGTAPGLWIKMEKTVVIAIPGVPFEMKILMEKEIIPKLKEEFRRPFIYHKTLRTYGLGESALAERLEEWENNLPEDLQLAYLPDLGSVRLRISGKGEDEDALKEAIEKQLDLLYPLIDDILLENINEDDNITVTLNKLLTSKEQFLCSAESFSGGEVAAQFTINPGASTCFKGGMVAYATQVKEEILKVSPGTIEKYSVVSGEVAEEMAKNAMKLFQADYAISTTGNAGPKKGESGAEVGTVFIGIGTPRGVFSKKYKFGSSREDVVKKAVNKAFELLLRELVKK, encoded by the coding sequence ATGACCGCAGAGATCATTACCATTGGAAACGAGCTCCTTATAGGTCAGGTAGTTGATACGAATTCTGCCGATATTGCGGGAGAACTGGACAGGATAGGTATATCTGTTGACCAGATCGCCAGTATTAAAGATGACCGCACCCAGATTCTTAAGACATTAAAAGGGGCAGCGGCGAGGGCAAATGTTGTTATTATTTCGGGAGGCCTTGGCCCCACAAAAGATGACGTCACAAAATATTCCCTTTGTGAATTTTTTGATGATATCCTGGTAAAAGATGAAGCAGTTCTAAAGCATATTGAAGAGCTGTTCAAAAAATTAAATGATCGCCCGGTCTCCGATCTTAACCGGGAACAAGCTATGGTTCCTTCCAAAGCTACGGTGCTTCACAATAAATATGGAACCGCTCCCGGGCTGTGGATAAAAATGGAAAAAACGGTAGTTATTGCAATTCCCGGGGTACCATTTGAAATGAAAATATTGATGGAGAAGGAGATCATTCCTAAACTTAAAGAAGAATTCCGCCGCCCTTTTATTTATCACAAGACCCTGCGCACCTATGGCCTGGGGGAAAGTGCCCTCGCAGAGCGCCTGGAAGAGTGGGAGAATAATTTACCGGAAGATCTCCAACTTGCTTACCTACCAGATCTTGGAAGTGTGCGTCTCAGGATCTCGGGAAAAGGCGAGGATGAGGATGCGCTTAAAGAGGCAATTGAAAAACAATTGGATCTCCTTTATCCTTTGATCGATGATATCCTTTTGGAGAATATAAATGAAGATGATAACATAACCGTGACTTTGAATAAGCTGCTTACCTCCAAAGAACAGTTTTTATGTTCTGCTGAAAGTTTTAGTGGGGGTGAGGTAGCAGCTCAATTTACCATTAATCCCGGGGCATCTACTTGTTTTAAGGGCGGGATGGTAGCCTATGCTACGCAGGTAAAGGAAGAGATCCTGAAGGTATCGCCCGGTACGATTGAAAAATATAGCGTGGTAAGTGGGGAAGTGGCTGAGGAAATGGCAAAGAATGCCATGAAGCTTTTCCAGGCAGATTATGCCATCTCAACCACCGGAAATGCCGGGCCAAAAAAAGGGGAAAGTGGGGCCGAAGTGGGAACTGTATTTATTGGTATTGGCACCCCAAGGGGAGTTTTCTCAAAAAAATATAAATTTGGCAGCAGCCGGGAAGATGTTGTTAAAAAAGCCGTAAATAAAGCTTTCGAATTACTGCTAAGAGAACTGGTTAAAAAATAA
- the ftsY gene encoding signal recognition particle-docking protein FtsY, which translates to MSLFKKMFSREKKETLDKGLEKTKTNFLSKMSKAVAGKSTVDEDVLDELENVLVSSDVGVATTIKIIKRIEERVARDKYLGTEELNGILREEIAGLLSETDSGEGEGFNFNTEHKPFVIMVVGVNGVGKTTTIGKLAHQFKQEGKSVLLGAADTFRAAAIDQLQIWADRTQVPMVRQQMGSDPASVAFDAVQSGVKQNVDVVIIDTAGRLHNKVNLMNELSKVKKVMQKVIPGAPHEVLLVLDGSTGQNAFEQAKQFTAATEVTSLAVTKLDGTAKGGVVIGISDQFKIPVKYIGVGEGLEDLQVFNKLEFVDSFFKK; encoded by the coding sequence ATGAGTTTATTTAAAAAGATGTTTTCCAGGGAAAAGAAGGAAACCCTGGATAAAGGTTTAGAGAAAACCAAGACGAATTTTTTATCCAAAATGAGCAAGGCTGTAGCCGGAAAATCTACGGTAGATGAGGATGTGCTGGATGAACTGGAGAATGTTTTGGTAAGTAGTGATGTGGGAGTGGCTACAACTATTAAAATAATTAAAAGAATAGAGGAAAGGGTTGCCAGGGATAAATACCTTGGTACTGAAGAACTCAATGGAATATTACGTGAAGAAATTGCCGGACTCTTATCTGAAACCGACAGCGGTGAAGGGGAGGGTTTCAACTTTAACACAGAGCATAAACCATTTGTTATAATGGTGGTGGGCGTAAACGGAGTTGGTAAAACTACTACAATAGGTAAACTGGCTCATCAATTCAAGCAGGAGGGAAAAAGTGTACTTCTTGGTGCAGCTGATACCTTCCGCGCAGCGGCGATAGACCAGCTGCAAATTTGGGCAGACAGGACCCAGGTGCCCATGGTACGCCAGCAAATGGGAAGCGATCCTGCCTCAGTTGCATTTGACGCTGTGCAAAGCGGGGTAAAACAAAATGTGGATGTGGTAATTATAGATACCGCAGGAAGACTTCATAATAAGGTAAACCTTATGAACGAGCTTTCTAAAGTGAAAAAAGTAATGCAAAAGGTAATTCCGGGGGCGCCACATGAGGTGTTGTTGGTTCTGGATGGTTCTACCGGCCAGAATGCCTTTGAACAGGCCAAACAATTTACAGCAGCCACAGAGGTAACCTCCCTTGCGGTTACAAAACTTGATGGTACCGCCAAAGGTGGAGTGGTAATAGGAATTAGTGACCAGTTCAAAATTCCGGTAAAATATATAGGGGTAGGGGAAGGCCTGGAAGATTTACAGGTTTTCAATAAACTGGAATTTGTGGATTCCTTCTTTAAAAAATAA
- a CDS encoding DUF4295 domain-containing protein, which translates to MAKKSVASLQTGSKRLTKAVKMVKSPKTGAYTFVESIMTPEEVNDFLSKK; encoded by the coding sequence ATGGCAAAGAAATCAGTAGCATCCTTACAAACAGGTTCGAAGAGATTGACAAAAGCTGTCAAAATGGTAAAATCACCAAAAACTGGTGCTTATACTTTTGTTGAAAGCATTATGACCCCGGAAGAGGTGAATGACTTTTTAAGCAAAAAATAG
- a CDS encoding dihydrolipoamide acetyltransferase family protein, whose translation MAKFELKLPKMGESVAEATITTWLKEVGDSIDADEAVLEIATDKVDSEVPSEVTGKLVEKLFEVDDVVQVGQTIAIIEIEGESTGDVEEPAKAEEGTMVKEAEELVASASHSIQSSPEYFTDSDKFYSPLVKNIAKKEGISPEELDKVKGSGKDGRVTKNDILEYVENRSSQPSAAAPTQKSAAQEPVAKKPAAPISVNAEDEIIEMTRMGKMISHHMVESNTTSAHVQSFIEVDVTNIWNWRNKNKNSFEQREGEKLTFTPIFMEAVAKAIKDFPMINISVDGDKIIKRKNINLGMAAALPDGNLIVPVIKNADRLNLVGLAKAVNDLADRARNNKLKPDDIQGGTYTVTNVGTFGSIMGTPIINQPQVAILALGAIRKVPAVIETPEGDFIGIRHKMFLSHSYDHRVVNGALGGQFVQRVAQYLEGFDKDRVA comes from the coding sequence ATGGCAAAGTTTGAACTTAAATTGCCCAAAATGGGCGAAAGTGTTGCTGAGGCAACCATTACTACCTGGTTAAAAGAGGTTGGAGATAGCATTGATGCCGACGAGGCTGTGCTTGAAATAGCTACAGATAAAGTAGACAGCGAGGTGCCAAGTGAGGTTACCGGGAAACTTGTAGAGAAGCTTTTTGAAGTTGATGATGTTGTTCAGGTAGGCCAGACAATTGCTATTATTGAAATAGAAGGAGAAAGTACAGGTGATGTGGAAGAACCAGCCAAAGCTGAAGAGGGAACTATGGTAAAAGAGGCTGAAGAACTTGTGGCTTCCGCCAGTCACAGCATACAATCTTCTCCTGAATATTTTACAGATTCTGACAAATTTTATTCTCCCCTTGTAAAGAACATTGCGAAAAAAGAAGGAATTTCTCCTGAAGAACTTGACAAAGTGAAAGGTTCAGGAAAAGATGGCAGGGTTACAAAAAATGATATTCTTGAGTATGTTGAGAATCGTTCTTCCCAACCTTCCGCGGCAGCACCAACTCAAAAAAGTGCCGCACAGGAACCTGTAGCTAAAAAGCCGGCAGCTCCCATAAGCGTTAATGCAGAAGATGAGATCATTGAAATGACCCGTATGGGCAAAATGATCTCACATCATATGGTTGAAAGCAATACAACTTCAGCCCACGTGCAATCATTTATTGAGGTAGATGTAACCAACATCTGGAACTGGAGAAATAAAAATAAGAATAGCTTTGAGCAACGCGAAGGAGAGAAACTTACTTTTACTCCAATTTTCATGGAAGCTGTTGCCAAGGCGATCAAAGATTTCCCAATGATCAATATTTCTGTAGACGGAGATAAGATCATTAAACGTAAAAATATTAACCTGGGAATGGCTGCGGCCCTTCCGGATGGAAACCTTATTGTACCGGTTATTAAGAATGCAGACAGGCTAAACCTTGTAGGTCTTGCCAAGGCAGTAAATGACCTGGCAGACAGGGCACGAAATAATAAATTGAAACCCGATGATATCCAGGGTGGAACCTATACCGTGACCAATGTTGGAACCTTTGGCAGTATAATGGGAACCCCCATTATTAATCAGCCACAGGTAGCAATCCTTGCGTTGGGAGCAATCAGGAAAGTTCCTGCAGTAATTGAAACCCCTGAAGGAGATTTTATTGGTATTCGCCATAAAATGTTCCTTTCTCACAGCTATGATCACCGCGTTGTTAACGGGGCTCTTGGAGGCCAGTTTGTTCAAAGGGTAGCACAGTATCTTGAAGGGTTCGATAAGGACAGGGTTGCTTAA
- the rpmB gene encoding 50S ribosomal protein L28: MSRVCELTGKKAMVGNNVSHAMNKTKRKFNINLLKKRFYIPEEDRWVTLKVSTSALKNINKLGISAVMKDAREKGFLNK; this comes from the coding sequence ATGTCAAGAGTTTGTGAGCTTACGGGTAAAAAAGCAATGGTAGGGAACAATGTTTCTCACGCTATGAATAAGACAAAGCGTAAATTTAACATCAACCTGTTAAAGAAGCGTTTTTATATTCCAGAAGAGGATAGATGGGTAACTTTAAAAGTTTCAACATCTGCATTAAAAAACATTAATAAATTAGGGATCTCTGCGGTTATGAAAGACGCAAGAGAAAAAGGATTTTTGAATAAATAA